In Salvelinus namaycush isolate Seneca chromosome 20, SaNama_1.0, whole genome shotgun sequence, the following proteins share a genomic window:
- the LOC120065277 gene encoding zinc finger CCCH domain-containing protein 10-like isoform X2 gives MPDRDSAYLSGGCSSGGVGTSVGEEGVPGSGLGGGTGEGRGGSAGGGGSGSGSGGMGGVGALGNGNNCGGGGAGGPGSGPAPDGVCRDFLRNVCKRGKRCRFKHPDFNEVPDLGVQKNEFVFCHDYQNKECVRSNCRFVHGSKEDEDYYKKSGELPLRLRGKVAAGLGLSPMDLPHSRGEVPICRDFLKGECQRGNKCKFRHVKKDWPLESPLDHTMLQLKRRRLEGLRLDGNGGGHYELGMQAALPPRPLEYRFLEEENALLRRRVEELKKQVSNLMATNEVLLEQNAQFRSQTKVSVMTLSSTPAPSEQTLAPPVGAVSSYNHSIAQTHTTLSSAGLQPRTVTLTQQDLVAPTGAPTVPPSNTAPPSAPPPHLNPEITPLSAALAQTIAQGMVPPVSMAPVTVSVAPVAVSMAQPLPCITISHATTPMVSYPIASQSMRITTIPH, from the exons ATGCCTGACCGGGACAGCGCCTACCTCTCAGGCGGTTGCAGCAGCGGTGGGGTGGGTACTAGTGTGGGCGAGGAAGGGGTGCCGGGGTCTGGTTTAGGAGGGGGCACAGGAGAGGGCCGAGGGGGATCAGCGGGAGGTGGAGGCAGTGGCTCTGGTTCTGGGGGCATGGGTGGAGTAGGGGCCCTGGGAAATGGGAACAACTGTGGGGGAGGTGGAGCTGGGGGCCCGGGGTCAGGACCGGCCCCGGATGGGGTCTGCAGGGACTTTCTGAGGAACGTGTGTAAGAGGGGCAAACGCTGCCGCTTCAAACACCCAGACTTCAATGAGGTGCCGGACCTCGGGGTGCAGAAGAATGAGTTTGTATTCTGCCACGACTACCAGAACAAGGAGTGTGTCCGCTCCAACTGCCGCTTCGTCCACGGCTCCAAGGAGGATGAGGACTACTATAAGAAGTCAGGGGAGCTGCCCCTCAGGCTGAGGGGAAAAGTAGCTGCAGGACTGGGCCTGTCCCCCATGGACCTCCCACACAGCCGAGGGGAGGTCCCCATCTGCAGGGACTTCCTAAAGGGAGAGTGCCAGCGGGGCAACAAGTGCAAGTTCCGCCACGTCAAGAAGGACT GGCCCCTGGAGTCCCCTTTGGACCACACAATGCTGCAGCTGAAGAGACGCAGGCTGGAGGGGCTCCGGCTGGACGGGAACGGAGGGGGTCACTATGAGCTGGGGATGCAGGCGGCCCTCCCGCCTCGGCCCCTAGAGTACAGATTTCTGGAGGAGGAGAACGCCCTGctgaggaggagagtggaggaactGAAGAAACAG GTGTCAAACCTCATGGCCACTAACGAGGTGCTGCTGGAGCAGAATGCCCAGTTCCGGAGCCAGACCAAGGTGTCGGTGATGACCCTGTCCTCCACCCCAGCCCCCTCTGAGCAGACCTTGGCTCCCCCTGTGGGTGCAGTCAGCTCCTACAACCACAGCATCGCCCAGACCCATACCACCCTGAGCAGCGCCGGGCTGCAGCCTCGTACCGTCACCCTCACCCAGCAGGACCTAGTGGCCCCCACTGGTGCCCCTACAGTACCCCCATCCAACACCGCCCCACCCAGTGCTCCCCCGCCCCACCTCAACCCCGAGATCACCCCGCTCTCAGCCGCCCTGGCTCAGACCATCGCCCAGGGCATGGTGCCTCCCGTTTCCATGGCACCTGTGACTGTTTCTGTGGCACCGGTGGCTGTATCCATGGCGCAGCCTCTACCTTGCATCACTATAAGCCACGCCACCACCCCAATGGTGTCCTACCCTATTGCCAGCCAGAGCATGAGGATCACCACCATACCTCACTGA
- the LOC120065277 gene encoding zinc finger CCCH domain-containing protein 10-like isoform X1, whose amino-acid sequence MPDRDSAYLSGGCSSGGVGTSVGEEGVPGSGLGGGTGEGRGGSAGGGGSGSGSGGMGGVGALGNGNNCGGGGAGGPGSGPAPDGVCRDFLRNVCKRGKRCRFKHPDFNEVPDLGVQKNEFVFCHDYQNKECVRSNCRFVHGSKEDEDYYKKSGELPLRLRGKVAAGLGLSPMDLPHSRGEVPICRDFLKGECQRGNKCKFRHVKKDCEYEQARVGAGVVMGPGASGMVNTGGGVGGVGVGACGGMAGLVGGGGGGNMMGMGCPSLGGCRDPGISGVGGVGVGGMGGCLSMASGQRRFDRGPCSVYDSLFESGLYETGPLESPLDHTMLQLKRRRLEGLRLDGNGGGHYELGMQAALPPRPLEYRFLEEENALLRRRVEELKKQVSNLMATNEVLLEQNAQFRSQTKVSVMTLSSTPAPSEQTLAPPVGAVSSYNHSIAQTHTTLSSAGLQPRTVTLTQQDLVAPTGAPTVPPSNTAPPSAPPPHLNPEITPLSAALAQTIAQGMVPPVSMAPVTVSVAPVAVSMAQPLPCITISHATTPMVSYPIASQSMRITTIPH is encoded by the exons ATGCCTGACCGGGACAGCGCCTACCTCTCAGGCGGTTGCAGCAGCGGTGGGGTGGGTACTAGTGTGGGCGAGGAAGGGGTGCCGGGGTCTGGTTTAGGAGGGGGCACAGGAGAGGGCCGAGGGGGATCAGCGGGAGGTGGAGGCAGTGGCTCTGGTTCTGGGGGCATGGGTGGAGTAGGGGCCCTGGGAAATGGGAACAACTGTGGGGGAGGTGGAGCTGGGGGCCCGGGGTCAGGACCGGCCCCGGATGGGGTCTGCAGGGACTTTCTGAGGAACGTGTGTAAGAGGGGCAAACGCTGCCGCTTCAAACACCCAGACTTCAATGAGGTGCCGGACCTCGGGGTGCAGAAGAATGAGTTTGTATTCTGCCACGACTACCAGAACAAGGAGTGTGTCCGCTCCAACTGCCGCTTCGTCCACGGCTCCAAGGAGGATGAGGACTACTATAAGAAGTCAGGGGAGCTGCCCCTCAGGCTGAGGGGAAAAGTAGCTGCAGGACTGGGCCTGTCCCCCATGGACCTCCCACACAGCCGAGGGGAGGTCCCCATCTGCAGGGACTTCCTAAAGGGAGAGTGCCAGCGGGGCAACAAGTGCAAGTTCCGCCACGTCAAGAAGGACTGTGAGTATGAGCAAGCCAGGGTGGGTGCCGGGGTCGTGATGGGCCCGGGGGCCAGTGGGATGGTGAACACAGGCGGGGGggtaggaggggttggggtgggtgCTTGTGGGGGCATGGCCGGACTGGTtgggggtggaggtgggggtaaCATGATGGGGATGGGCTGTCCCAGCCTGGGAGGCTGCAGAGATCCAGGTATCTCAGGGGTGGGGGGAGTAGGGGTAGGTGGGATGGGGGGTTGCCTCTCCATGGCCTCAGGACAGCGTCGTTTTGACAGGGGACCTTGCTCGGTGTACGACTCCCTGTTTGAGAGTGGTCTGTATGAGACAGGGCCCCTGGAGTCCCCTTTGGACCACACAATGCTGCAGCTGAAGAGACGCAGGCTGGAGGGGCTCCGGCTGGACGGGAACGGAGGGGGTCACTATGAGCTGGGGATGCAGGCGGCCCTCCCGCCTCGGCCCCTAGAGTACAGATTTCTGGAGGAGGAGAACGCCCTGctgaggaggagagtggaggaactGAAGAAACAG GTGTCAAACCTCATGGCCACTAACGAGGTGCTGCTGGAGCAGAATGCCCAGTTCCGGAGCCAGACCAAGGTGTCGGTGATGACCCTGTCCTCCACCCCAGCCCCCTCTGAGCAGACCTTGGCTCCCCCTGTGGGTGCAGTCAGCTCCTACAACCACAGCATCGCCCAGACCCATACCACCCTGAGCAGCGCCGGGCTGCAGCCTCGTACCGTCACCCTCACCCAGCAGGACCTAGTGGCCCCCACTGGTGCCCCTACAGTACCCCCATCCAACACCGCCCCACCCAGTGCTCCCCCGCCCCACCTCAACCCCGAGATCACCCCGCTCTCAGCCGCCCTGGCTCAGACCATCGCCCAGGGCATGGTGCCTCCCGTTTCCATGGCACCTGTGACTGTTTCTGTGGCACCGGTGGCTGTATCCATGGCGCAGCCTCTACCTTGCATCACTATAAGCCACGCCACCACCCCAATGGTGTCCTACCCTATTGCCAGCCAGAGCATGAGGATCACCACCATACCTCACTGA